The window GGCTGCAGGGCCACTGGCCATAGTGATTGCCGCCCGACGAACCGCTGTGTCTAAGCCAACACCTTTGCCGTTTCCGCAGATAATGGTGACCGGGCAGTTTAATCCCGCATTGAGCATGGACGTTTTCACTGAAGAGAGAAAACTGACCATAAGGGGCATAAGTTTAGCATGCAAACAGGCTGTGGCTGCCCGTGCCTGCATGCCCGGATTATCACTGACCTGGTGAGAACAAAAAACTGGTTTGGGATCAATCATAGTGATGGCCTCTTCAGCCACCAGCTCATGGGTTGGGTTCTTGATGGACATGCCGCCACAGACTGCGTAGCTATCCACTTCGTCCTTGAGGCCGTGGACCGAATCAACCAAGCCTTCGATATCCAGGGGTTCATCCTCTTCGCCGGTGATTTTATGACCGCCCTTGAGGAAGATGTTGGCTGTAATGGGCAGTTTAAAATGACGAACATAGCCGAAGACCAGTAATCCCACCCGGGCCCCCCGATCTTCGACCACGGCATTGGTTGCCAGGGTTGTGGAGACGGAAAGCCCTATGATATCTTCAGGAACAACATCTGTTGCTAGGAGTCGCTGTAGGACTCGGCCAACACCTATGCCTAGATTATGGTGGGTTGTTGGCTCTTTAACAGCATGCACGACCTCCAAGGTTTTGTCATCAATGAGGACTCCGTCTGTGCAGGTCCCTCCGGTATCTATACCGATACGGTAGCAACGCACGTATTCTCTTACCAGCTTGCCCATTTTGCTTAAGGAATTAGGAATAATAGTTGAAATTAAAAAGAGTTGATATAATTTGTCCTATAGTAAACCAGGAGGATTGGATTGTCCAGCACGTACTGAAAGGGGTATGGCAACTGTTTGTTGACAAAAAAGTTTCGCTTCTGTTACCGTGCAATAAGGCAAAGGTAAGAGCCTGCTGTGTTCGCAGTTTAGGTCGCGTTGCTTTACGATGTGCTTCTCAAGGTGTGCAGGAGCGGTGAGTCGAGCTGGGCATAGGTTTTTGAGAGCTTTGAGATGTTCTAAGCCATGCTTTGATATTGCATGGAAAATATAGGGAGAGAGGGAAAATCCCTTTTGGTTCATTTTTTTTTATAGTAATTTGTAGTAGAATAAAAAAACATCGTCTGGCAAAAGCGTTGGGAAATTGTGGGTGATTCCCATGTAATTTTAAGGCACAGATTTTTTGCTGAGTACTTTTTCGATGCCTTCCTTGTAAGAATTAGTGCATGGGGCGGCATCATCCGTCATGAGTCATTTGATAACATGATAGAGTGTTATCGGAAAAAGTAATTTTATAATCTTATCCTTGTGACCGGAAATTTTTTTCCTGAGATATTATGGCAAATAAAGCAACGGACTCCAAAGCGCCGCAGAAAGCCTCTTTGAAACGAACGGTTAAAGATCAGTCAGGGGCGAGCAAACTTAAGATCGGTGAATTGCTGCAAAAGGCGGGCTATATCACCGTTGCAGAGTTCAATAATGCCAAAGCGATTAGTAAACAAACTGGCTACAGATTAGGGAAAATTCTGGTAGAAAACGGGACCATTGAGTCGGATACGATCCCTAACTTTCTCAGCAGGCAGCATAATTACACCCTAGTGAATATTGCTGAGGAGCCGCCAAGCCCAGACGCAGTAAAGCTGGTCCCCTATGAGACTGCTAAAAAATATCTTGCTTTTCCAATGAGAATTGCCGGTGATACTTTACAGGTCACCATGGCGGAGCCGACGGACTCCCTCGAAGTGGAAGAGCTGCAGAATGCGGTAAAAAAAGGACTTGATGTCTGCGTTTCCACTGCAAAGGATATTATTGAGGCCTATAAGAAATATTATAATATCAGTGAGGAGGAGTATAAATCTTTTTTTGCTGACGATGCGGACGAGGAGGTCCAGGTTGAGCAGGTTGAGGACTGGGGGGCCTTGGTTTCCGACGTTGCTGATGAGTTTGAATTTGAGGACAGCAGTGACGAGGACGAAGGCATTGCGGGTCAGTTTTCCGCCAATGATGCGCCGATTATCAAGTTGGTTAACGGTATCCTGGTCAAGGCCGTACAGGATGGGGTCAGTGATATACATATCGAACCCTTTGAAAAGACTATGCAGGTGCGCTACCGCAAGGACGGTTCTCTGTTCAAATCTATGAACCTGCCTCTGACTATAAAAAATGCACTGATTGCCCGTTTGAAGATTTTAGCGGATTTGAATATTACCGAGCGTCGAATCCCCCAGGATGGGCGTATCAGTATTCGTTTGGGGCGCAATAAGGCGGTTGATTTCCGTGTGTCTACCCTGCCTTTGCTTCATGGCGAAGGTACGGTTCTCCGTATTTTGGATAAAGGTTCCCTGAATGTTGACTTGACCAAATTGGGTTTTGAGCCAGAAACGTTTGAAATCCTGAAAAAATGTTTGTCCAGCCCTCAGGGATTGCTTCTGGTTACCGGACCGACTGGTTCCGGTAAAACGGTTACCCTTTACTCGGCATTGAACTCCCTGAATAGTGAGGATATCAAGATCCTCACAGCTGAAGATCCGGTAGAGTTCAATTTTAAGGGGATTAATCAGGTTAATGTCAACGTTGAAGTTGGCATGACTTTTCCTGCCGCGCTTAAGGCCTTTCTCCGTCAGGATCCCGATATCATCATGGTCGGTGAGATCCGTGATATCAGTACCGCAGAGATTGCCATGAAGGCTGCTATGACGGGCCATTTGGTCTTCAGTACCCTGCATACCAACGATTCCCCCTCAACAGTTGGCCGTATGGTGGATATCGGTATTCCTCCTTATTTGTTGGCTGGGTCTTTGACCATGGTTCTGGCTCAACGTTTGGGACGAAGACTCTGTGCGAAATGTAAGCAGCCTGTTACCTTTGAGCGACCGCACCTGCTGAATATCGGTTTTACTGAAGAACAGCTTGATGCCGAAGGTTTTCAGCTCTATGGTCCCAAGGGATGTCCAACCTGTAATGGTTTAGGCTATAAAGGCCGGGTTGGTTTTTTTGAATTGTTGGAGGTTACCGAAGAGGTGGGGCAGGCTATTCAGGCTGAGGTGCCGGAAGAGCAACTTCGTAAAGTCGCTGTTCAGGCAGGGATGGTTCCTCTCCGGCAAGCTGCTATTAAGAAGGCCTGTCAGGGTGTTACAAGCGTTGATGAGGTCCTTCGTCGAACAGTAGCACATGGTGATACTCTGCCCGCCTATCTGGTCAACCCGGATGTCGAAGAATATGAGGATGGCGATGTTATCATCCAGGAAGGCAATGAGGATGATAGAAATTTCTACCAACTCGTTCGCGGAAAAGTTGGGGTTTTGAAGCAGGGGAAAAAAATTGCCGAAATAACCGAGCCTGGAGAATATTTCGGAGAGATGGCTTGTATTATGAATGAGTCGAGATATGCTACGGTTGTTTCTCTTGGACGCTGTAAGATAAAACGCTATCCTGGTGAAAAATTGACCGAGCTTATTGAGAAATATCCTGAGATTGCGAGGAAGCTTTTTAAAACGATGGCCAAACGTCTCCGTAAAACCGACAATATTGTTATTCAGCTTGCTGGTGGAAAAAGAACGCCAAAACCCTCTATTCCCCCACGCATGCGATAACGGAATATGATGAGTAAAATTTCTGTTTATATTATTGCCTGGAACGAGGCTGATAAGATTCGCTCGGCCATTAACTCCGTGCTCTGGGCGGATGAAATTGTTTTAGCGGATTCCTATAGTGAGGATGATACGGCGGCTATTGCCACGGAAATGGGGGCTCGGGTTGAGCAGATTACCTTCCAAGGTTTTGGTGACCTGCGGAATCGGGCTATGGACGCCTGCTCCCACGAGTGGATTTTTTCTTTGGATGCGGATGAACGTTGCACACCTGAGGCACGGGATGAAATATTAGCCACAGTTGTGCAAGCCGACTCTGTTGATGCCTATTATGTGCCGAGGCGAAATTATTTCATGGGACGCTGGATTAAGCACTCAGGCTTTTATCCTGATTATCGTCAGCCTCAGCTTTTTCGAAAGGGAGCCCTGCATTTCAAAACAGATGATCCTGTTCATGAGGAGTATAGTATCCGCTCAGATAAAGCAGTGGGCTACCTGAAACAGGCGATTTGGCAGTTTCCCTATAAAAATTTAGAGGAAGTATCTCGTAAAGCCAATAGATATTCCACTTTGGGCGCAAAGAAATTGCAACAGCGTGGACGGCATGGAGGTATGTTGAAGGCCCTTGGGCGTGGTTTGTGGTCATTCTTCCACATGTACATCCTGAAAAAGGGCATTCTGGATGGCTGGCCCGGATTTGTTATAGCGATTGGTAATTTTGAAGGGACTTGGTATAAGTATGCTAAGCTCCATGAGCTGGAAGAAAATTGGCAGCCCCCTGATTCTCCACCCTTAGGCAGGGAGTGAGTGACTATAAGTATGCGTTTACTCCTTTTTCGCACCATACTTTTTTTTGTTCAATGGTGTCTTGCAGCAGCCGATCATTCTCCGGGAGATGGCTGCGGTCATTTCTGGGGTGGTAGAGATGGTAGGCCAAGGCATTGAACTTAACACTTCTCCGCATAAGACCATAGTTTAGTAGTCTTGCCGTGAACTCCGAGTCTTCTCGGCCCCAACCTATAAAATCTTCATTAAAACCATTCACTGCCAGGGCATCTTTGCGCCAAAAGGCAAAATTACAGGTTCGTACCCCGTTCATTCCCCGATTTTTAAAAGAAACTAAGCGAGAGAGAAAGGATGAGCGGAGGCAATTCTTTCTATTCTCAACACCTTTCTTACAAAGAGTTTCCGGCATTTTTTTTCTGGCCAAAACTTCTTCTGAAAGCCCCTCTTTAAGGAGTACTCGGGTGCCCTGAACAAAACACCCCTGCTGAGCAAAAAAAACATGGTCAGCAATGAAATGTTTTTCCATGATAATATCGCCATCAATGAGGACGATATACTCTCCCGAGGTCTTGGCAATGGCTTTATTTCTGCTTGCTGATAGCCTGAATCCTTCATCTTCTTGCCAGGAATGAATGACGGGAAACGGTGCCCGCGCGGCAACACCTGCTATCATTTCTCCGGTATCCGCTCTTGAGCCGTCATCTGCAACCACGATTTCGACGGGCTTGTGCTTTTGCTCTAACCCGCTGAGCAGAGAAAGCTCTAAGGCATCCTTCCAGTTATAGGTGGTTATGATAAGACTAACCTTCATGGTGTGTTGGCAGAGCTGATATGTTTGTGTTTTTTTTTGCAGAAGAATCTTGCATAAGGGAAAAGGCGGCTTGATGCACCATATCTGGTGAGATTTTCCGCATGCAGGAGAGATGGGAACAGGTGCGTTTTCTGCATTCCAGGCAATCAAGTCCCTCTGCCCGGACAATGCGATGCTCGTTTCCGCTGGGGCTATAAGGCCCGACTCTGCTTGGGTGGGTAGGGCCGAAGAACGCCACCACCGGAGTACGCGCCAGCGCGGCGATATGCATGGGGCCGGAATCCAGGCCGATATAGAGAGAGGACTGTTGAATCAGAGCAGCAGCCTGAGGAAGGGTAAGTAAGCCAGCTGCAATAATCGGCTCTGTCTGCATGAGCCGGGTAATAGAGGTAAGATATTCCACATCCTGTGGACTCCCACCAAAGACCACAGCTATACCTTCCATCTGTAGTTTGTCGCTCAGTGCTGCCCAATGCTCAATAGGCCAAAACTTACTTTGCCAGCGTGCTGCCGGGTTTGCATAAATAACAGGAGTCGAGTTTGTTATTTTATGATATTGAAGGAATTTTTGTACGGCTGAGCGATCTGCTTCTCCGGTGCAGAGGTGAAAGTCTTCATCCTTTGTTTTGATCCCCAGGTATGAACAGAAAAGGAGGTTTTTATCCTGGGCATGCTCTGTTGTTTGAGGAATCTCGATAAGGTGCTGTTGGAAAAAGGTATTCAGTTCTTTAGCTTGGCTGAATCCCACCCGCTGGCCGCCCGGATTGGTCCAGCCCAAGAGGCCACTGCGAAAGGACGCATGGAGGTCAAGAATAAGGTCGTACGGCTTCTGCTGAAATTCCTTATGTAACGTGCGCAGGGTATTCGTCGTTGCCTTGAATGCTTCCAACCATGCCCATCGACCTGCCTGTGGATCACTGGTTGAGGGAATGTGGATGGGATAGACATCATCAATACTCTTGTCCACCTGCAATAGAGGGGTAAAGACCTGCTGGGCAATCCAGCCGATGGAGCTGTCAGGAAAGCAGCGCTTGATAGCATGGCTGAGCGGCAGGGTATGAACGATATCCCCCAATGAACTGGGTTTAATGATCAGGATCCGTTTATTTTTTAGCAGCATGTTTCGCTCTTACCTTGGGTCAATTCAATGAGTTTTTGCACCGCATCTGCAACGGTGGGGAGATTGTCAGATCCTTGCTGTTTCTCTCTCTGAGCCAGTTCGTTCTGTTCTTCCTCAATAAAAGTGAGAAGTGTTTTTTCTATAGCCTCGGCAATATCTTGAACACTATTGGCAGGTACGGCAAAATGACCCTGCTCAGTCAACATTTTCTCCAGCTCCTCGTTATTATAGACTAAGCCGATAATTGGGCGTCCGGTCAGAAGGTATTCGTAGACCTTAGAGGGGATAGTTTCACAGGAAAAATAGATAATGTTCTGGATGACCAGGAGGCAATCAGTTTGCTGCATGGCTGTAAGGGCCTCCTGTCGTGAAACTATTCCATGACGAATGACCAAATCCGTGAGCCCTAAGCGCTCCATTTCTCGTTCCGATTCACCGTCAAAAGATCCGTAGACATCGACTTGTACTTTTTTTCGGAGTTCCTCGCCCTGTTTATTGGTACTGAGAATTTGATGCAGGGCCTGGAAAAAGGTGACGAGGTTTCTGGTTCCGGCCAGAGAACCAAAATGGGCAAAATGGCAACGTTCTCCCTTGGTGAATTGCTGTTGAAAAAGCTCTGGAATTGAACCAGGATAGACAACCGCTCCACGACACAGGCCTTCTGTTCTGCGACTGCAATGTTGCATTGCTGCATGCACGAGGAAGATAAAAGCATCGGCGTGCTGACATATCTTTTTTTCCAGGGCCTGATAGACCCAGAGCACACGTTTTCCCCTTCGCCAGCCATGATCATGCACCAGGGGGTCCTGGGTTTCAGCAATCCAGGTGCAGCTCGTCCAGCATTTGATGAGCATGGCAGCAACATGGGCTGAGGCTGAGCCGCCGGTGGAGTACACGACTTCCGGCTGAAGTTGGCGATACAGGAGGAGTCCTCGCAAGGAGGCAAGAAAGCACCAGGACCACTCGCTCTCCATATTGATGACGATTTTTTCCAGGAGATACAAAGGGAAAATCGGTAGCATGCAGAGGGTTTCAACTATTTTGAATTGCCAGCGTTTATGGAGATGTTTGCGGAGAAAATGGCGAATTTCAAAGCGAATCCCGGAAGGGGCAAGGCTAAACGTTCTGTAATGGATCCATTTTTTAGAAGGTTTACCTACGGGGCCACTGAGTAAAATTGGCTCAATACCTTTTTTTTGAAAAAAAGGCAGGCGGTCGTCAATATGTTGGGAGCAGGCAGAGCCTGGAATATTGGCCCGATAAGAGAGGATGATCCAGCATTTTTTGGGTTCCTCTTTGGTAAGAAATTCCTGGAGTCGTTGATTGGGTCTTTCTTTATACAGAGCTGCTGTCATGACGACAAAGAAAAAAGCTGTTTGGTAGACAGTCAGATAGGATTCAGCCAACATAATGACCAGGAAAAAGAGAGGTAAGGCCATGCGAAGCCTTTGTACCTCTTCGTCCTCTTGTTTTGCCTGGACAAACATAAGAAGGAAAATCAGTAAAAAAGTAAGGGTGCCTGGGAGGCCAAGCATTGAGCTGACCAGTATATACTGATTATGCGGGTTATCTGTTGCAATGCTGTTTGGGCTTCTTTTGCTATTGACCTCTGCGTATGCTGATTGAAAGTCACCGGTTCCCACGCCTGTCCAGGGGTGATGCCGGATTATTTCAAGAGAATTCCGAAAGAACAGCAGACGCATTCCCACAGAGGTGTTGGGATTTTTATGAAAACTTTCTATCTCCTGCCGGGCCGTCGTTACTCGTTGTTGGAAGGTCGGGCTGAACAGGTAGCCGGTGATGCAGATTGCGGGCAAGAAGAGAACAACAGCTAACACGGCCTTGAGTCGTTTTTTGGGAAAGAGCTGAAACAGCAGCAGGGCCATGAGGATTAGAAAAACCGCCTGCCCGGTCCGTCCTTCGGTGATGAACATATTGACTGTCATCAAGGCTGCAAGTGGGAGAAAAAGAAAACGCAGCCCAGGTTTTTGACGAGCTAGCCCCCAGATAGCTTCGTGAAAAAGCAAATATATGGCAAAAGCCAGGAGCGGATTATAAATAACATGGAAGGTCTTGGGCGTAAGATGGGTTGGACTGACATCTGCGTACTGTATGAGGCCAAACCAAGCCAGAAAGGTTATGCCCATAGCCACACTCATTCCGGCGAGAAAGGCATAAAGATAGACTCTGCGATAGCGATAGGAGGTTGCGGTCAGGATAACGGGCAACAGCGCGAGCTTCCATTGGTCCTTAAGGGCCTCAAGGCCAGCTTGCATGTTTTCGGTCCAAAGGAGGCCCAGGCAGAGGAGAGCAAGGAAAGTCAATGCGGCAACTGCAACCGGATGGGAAAAGATCTCTATGCCTTTTTCAATGAATCTACCTTCCAAGAGCCAGACCAGGAAGATCAGGATGGCCAACACGGAAACCGCTGATGTAGACAGAGGCAGAGCAAAGGCCAGCAGGGCTGGCAGCAGGCTATTTACCTGACGGGCCTGGGTTTGAAAAGAGCGGACAGCTCTGCTGTCTTGTGGTGCTGCTGATTTCATGGATGTCGTTGTTATCTGTCAGCATACTGCATGGTGTACAATCCTTCATAGACACCATGCTGTTCCAGGAGGCTTTCATGAGTACCTTCTTCCACTAATTGACCGTTCTGCATAACGATGATCCGGTCGGCATTCTTAATTGTGGAGAGGCGATGGGCAATGACAATGGTTGTCCGGTTTTTCATCAGGTTGTCCAGGGCCTTTTGAACCTTACGTTCAGACTCGGTATCCAGGGCTGAAGTGGCTTCGTCCAGGACCAGGATAGGCGCATCCTTCAGGATGGCCCGGGCAATGGATACCCGCTGGCGTTGCCCCCCGGAAAGGCGGGTTCCTGATTCACCAATTATAGTATCAAAACCTTTGGGCAGGGCCTCAATAAATTCCAGGGCAAAGGCCGCTTCTGCAGCTTGGCGGATGTCCTCATCTGTGCAGTTCGGACTGCCATAGCCGATATTATTGCGGACAGTATCGTTAAAAAGAATAGTCTGCTGGGTTACCAGGGCGATTTGTTTTCGTAGAGAATGCAGGGTCAGGTCACGGATATCTTGTCCATCAATGCGTACAGCTCCCTGGCAAACATCGTGGAATCGAGGGATGAGGCTGGATAAGGTGGTTTTACCCCCACCGGAAGGACCGACCACTGCAAGGATTTCTCCCTGAATCACCTTGAGCTCGATATTGTGCAGCACGGGCTTTTCTTTGCCATAGGAAAAAGTGACATTATCGAATTCAATGGCATTGTGAAAGCGAGGAAGTATCTGACTCTTTGCTTTTTCTTTAATTTCCGGCTCAATATCGAGTAGGCTGAAAATACGAGTGGCTGCAGCCATACCCGATTGAATGGTGGAATTAATCTTGCTCACCCCTTTGACCGGTTCATAGAGCATGACCAAGGCTGTGAGAAAGGACATAAAGGTACCTGGTGTGGAGTTTCCTGCCAGGACTTGCATGCCGCCGAACCAGAGAATTAAGGCCATGCCGATGCCACCGAGAAACTCAATCAGGGGATGAGATAAACTGCGGAATTTGGTCTCGGTCATTAGGGTATCGAAAAGGTATTGCATTTTTTCGTCAAAATGCTTCTTTTCATGTTCTTCCATGCAAAAGGCCTTGACGATGCGCGCACCTCGGATGGTTTCGTTGAGAAAATTGCTGGCCTCTCCCATGCCCTGCTGATAATTGGTACTGATGCGGCGAAATTTTTTGCCGAAGACCACGATGGGGACAGCAGCCATAGGGATAAAAATAAGGGAGACAAGGGCTAAGCGCCAATCCATGTAGAAGATAACCCCCAGCAGGCCACATACGGTAAAGAAATCCCGGAGCAGGTGAATCAAGGCATGGGAAACAGATCCCTGCAGCATGCTGACATCGTTCATGATCCTGGAGATGAGTTCGCCGGTGGAGTTTTTATGGAAGAAGCCCATTGATAAGTCGTTGAGGTGAGCGTAGATCTTATTACGCAGATCTTTGATCACACATTGCCCAATCCATTCCAGGAAGTAGGAGTAGAGGAAATAAAAGACACCTTTCACAAAAAAAACAGCGAGCAGGGCTAGTGGCAAAATGACCAGCCATTCCTTTTTTTTGTGTAAAAAGATTTCATCAAGCAGGGGCTTGACCATATAGGCCTGGGCTGCATTGAATCCGGCAACAACGATCATTGCCAGCATGGAGATAAACAGTTTTTTTCGGTACGGTTGCAGAACCTCGTACAGACGAATGAGTATGGTTTTGTTTGTCATAGAAATAACAGCGTGTTTTCTCAAGGTGGCTTGCTGGACCCTGAGTAAAATCCCTTGTCTCCTGCTCAGTAGGACAGAAATCTGGTGTTCCTTTTTTCGAGCAGTCTGTGCAGAAGCTCGAAAAACCGGTGGCTGGGAGGTCGGGGGGATATGTTGATACAGATTGCTGAGAAACTATATTATGCCTAGGCAAAGATCAAGTAAATAGTAGAATGCCGACGAAAATAGCCGGGAGAAGGGGCAGTGGAAAAGAGGGAACTTCGTGGGAGATAAAAAAGGCCCCATGCCCAATATCTAAGCTACAGGTTGAAGGTTTGCTGAGGAGCGTGTAGAATATGCCGCTGTTGCCCACGCTTATACATTCTGACCTATTAACATTACTGTGAAACATCTGGCGATTCATTAGGGGGCTGGTTTTCATGTTTTGATATTTTACCTCTGGGGGCGGAGGTGGGTGTTTATAAAATTACCGGGAGAGTCGTTTGATCCAACCGATGAGTTTTTATGTTTTTTGTCCCACCCGGAGGGGAGGGATAGATATTAGAATAACGTTCTCTGTTGAGTTTTTTGCTATGCAACGATTTGTTTCTTTATCGCTTTTTTGGGTGTTTGCGACTTTGTCCATTCTTGTTGGCTGCTCCTCAAAGCCGGTTCGGCATTTAGCTTCAGATGCGGCCCTGGTCGAGCCAGGCAAGTCAACCCGGCAGGATGTGCTTCGCTATCTTGGGAAGCCGGACAGGCGGCGAAGTATCTCTCCCGGTGTGGAGGAATATGTCTATTATAATGAGAAGAAGGGTTTTCTGGCTGGACTTCCTCTTGTCGGTGGTATGGTAGATCCTGAAAGCTATGAAATGATTTTGGTCACTCTGGATGGGGATACGGTAACAGACAGTGACTTTCTGATTCATAAGGAAGATGATAAGGACTGGGCTGCTGATCAGGACGGAGACGAGTTGCCGTGAGTGCAAGTGCTCTTGCAGCCTTTTCCATCCATCGGCAACGGATGGCGGAAACGCTTGTTGAGCGCGGTATTCAGGATCGGGCAACCCTGCGGGCCATGGTTGAGGTGCCCCGGCATCAGTTTGTTGAGGATGCCATGAGGGCTCGGGCATATGGAGATTTTCCTTTGCCCATCGGTTCTAACCAGACTATCTCTCAGCCCTATGTTGTTGCCATGATGACCCAGGCCCTACAGCTTCGGGGGCATGAGCGGGTGTTGGAGATCGGAACCGGATCCGGTTATCAGGCAGCCGTGCTTTCCAGGCTTTGCAAACGGGTGTATACGGTTGAGCGCATTCATTCCCTCCTGGGACGGGCACGGAAGGTCTTTGATCAGCTGCGCTATTATAATATTATTTCCTGCATAGATGATGGAACGGTTGGGTGGCCCGAGCATGCGCCCTTTGATGCTATTTTGGTGACAGCAGGTGGTCCGGAAATTCCTGTCCCCCTGATAGAGCAATTGGCAGACCGTGGTAGGATAGTCATGCCGGTGGGGTCTCAGGAAGAGCAGGAGCTGCAACTCTTGGAAAAACGGAACAGAAGGATTCGTGTGCAGGCTATCGGGCAGGTGCGTTTTGTCAACCTGATAGGAGCGCATGGGTGGAGAGAATAGGAGAGAGGATGGAGATGCAGGAAGAGAAAACGCAGCAAGTTGATATGAAAGAAAAGCCTAGTCAAAAGCCTGGTCCTGTCCGCCGTCTCTATGATTGGATGTTGAGTTGGGCAGACAGTCCCTACGGGTTGCACGTCCTTGTTCTTATCTCTTTTGCCGAGTCCAGTTTTTTCCCTATTCCGCCGGATGTCTTGTTGATAGCCTTGGTACTCGGGGCAACCACTCGTTGGTACAAGTTTGCTTTTTGGTGTACCTTGGCTTCGGTGGCTGGTGGCTTGGCCGGTTACGGGATCGGAGTGTTCGGCTGGGAAACCATCGGGCAATGGATAGTGCAGCATATTGCTCATATGGAGCTGACAGAGGTGAATGGTCGGCAGGATATAGCCCTGCCAGCCTATCTGGTTTCCAGTATGGGAGCTTCTTTGGGTGGTGAATATCTGTTTCAAGTCTACGATCACTGGAATGCCTGGATCGTCTTTGTCTTTGGTTTGACCCCCTTGCCTTATAAGCTGGTGACGATTACGGCCGGTGTGGCGCGGGTAAACCTACCTGTTTTTCTGGTCGCTTCGGTTCTGTCCCGGGCCTTGCGTTTTTTCCTTGTAGCCTGGATCCTCTCGAAATGGGGTGATCCTGCCCGTCGTTTTATTGATCGCTATTTCAATCTGTTGACCATCGCCTTTATTGTGTTGTTGGTTGGTGGTTTTTTGGTCTTGAAATTAGTTATGTAGCTTTGTTGCTAAGCTCCGGGGGCTTTATTGCCGGGCTTTGGATTTTGGGTAGTCAGGTGAATTTTTACTCGATATTGATCGTTTTTTCTTGACCAAAAAAGTGCTTCTGGTATTATATATCGTTTATTGATAATTGGGGGCCTATAGCTCAGTTGGCTAGAGCCATCGGCTCATAACCGATAGGTCCTTGGTTCGAATCCAAGTAGGCCCACCAATTTTTAGAGAAAACAACAGGTGCTCGGGTAGATCCGGCTCCTTTTTGCTAACCTCATTTTATCAAGGTCTTTTGAGCCCTCATAACCTGAGTAAAAAAATCTGTCCGCAAAGGAGAAATTCTCTGCTGGACAATAGAGAGCAAATGTCAATATAAGAGGTACACCCTTTAAGGGCTGTGCCTCTTTTTCTTTTTGTTGTGGTAAACGTTCAGAATATACTCAATATTCTTCAGGGGATCGCTCCTCTTGATCTCGCTCAGTCCTGGGATAATGTCGGGTTGCTTATCGGCGATCCAGACGATC is drawn from Candidatus Electrothrix aestuarii and contains these coding sequences:
- the pilB gene encoding type IV-A pilus assembly ATPase PilB; translated protein: MANKATDSKAPQKASLKRTVKDQSGASKLKIGELLQKAGYITVAEFNNAKAISKQTGYRLGKILVENGTIESDTIPNFLSRQHNYTLVNIAEEPPSPDAVKLVPYETAKKYLAFPMRIAGDTLQVTMAEPTDSLEVEELQNAVKKGLDVCVSTAKDIIEAYKKYYNISEEEYKSFFADDADEEVQVEQVEDWGALVSDVADEFEFEDSSDEDEGIAGQFSANDAPIIKLVNGILVKAVQDGVSDIHIEPFEKTMQVRYRKDGSLFKSMNLPLTIKNALIARLKILADLNITERRIPQDGRISIRLGRNKAVDFRVSTLPLLHGEGTVLRILDKGSLNVDLTKLGFEPETFEILKKCLSSPQGLLLVTGPTGSGKTVTLYSALNSLNSEDIKILTAEDPVEFNFKGINQVNVNVEVGMTFPAALKAFLRQDPDIIMVGEIRDISTAEIAMKAAMTGHLVFSTLHTNDSPSTVGRMVDIGIPPYLLAGSLTMVLAQRLGRRLCAKCKQPVTFERPHLLNIGFTEEQLDAEGFQLYGPKGCPTCNGLGYKGRVGFFELLEVTEEVGQAIQAEVPEEQLRKVAVQAGMVPLRQAAIKKACQGVTSVDEVLRRTVAHGDTLPAYLVNPDVEEYEDGDVIIQEGNEDDRNFYQLVRGKVGVLKQGKKIAEITEPGEYFGEMACIMNESRYATVVSLGRCKIKRYPGEKLTELIEKYPEIARKLFKTMAKRLRKTDNIVIQLAGGKRTPKPSIPPRMR
- a CDS encoding glycosyltransferase family 2 protein yields the protein MSKISVYIIAWNEADKIRSAINSVLWADEIVLADSYSEDDTAAIATEMGARVEQITFQGFGDLRNRAMDACSHEWIFSLDADERCTPEARDEILATVVQADSVDAYYVPRRNYFMGRWIKHSGFYPDYRQPQLFRKGALHFKTDDPVHEEYSIRSDKAVGYLKQAIWQFPYKNLEEVSRKANRYSTLGAKKLQQRGRHGGMLKALGRGLWSFFHMYILKKGILDGWPGFVIAIGNFEGTWYKYAKLHELEENWQPPDSPPLGRE
- a CDS encoding glycosyltransferase family 2 protein, which translates into the protein MKVSLIITTYNWKDALELSLLSGLEQKHKPVEIVVADDGSRADTGEMIAGVAARAPFPVIHSWQEDEGFRLSASRNKAIAKTSGEYIVLIDGDIIMEKHFIADHVFFAQQGCFVQGTRVLLKEGLSEEVLARKKMPETLCKKGVENRKNCLRSSFLSRLVSFKNRGMNGVRTCNFAFWRKDALAVNGFNEDFIGWGREDSEFTARLLNYGLMRRSVKFNALAYHLYHPRNDRSHLPENDRLLQDTIEQKKVWCEKGVNAYL
- a CDS encoding glycosyltransferase family 9 protein, which translates into the protein MLLKNKRILIIKPSSLGDIVHTLPLSHAIKRCFPDSSIGWIAQQVFTPLLQVDKSIDDVYPIHIPSTSDPQAGRWAWLEAFKATTNTLRTLHKEFQQKPYDLILDLHASFRSGLLGWTNPGGQRVGFSQAKELNTFFQQHLIEIPQTTEHAQDKNLLFCSYLGIKTKDEDFHLCTGEADRSAVQKFLQYHKITNSTPVIYANPAARWQSKFWPIEHWAALSDKLQMEGIAVVFGGSPQDVEYLTSITRLMQTEPIIAAGLLTLPQAAALIQQSSLYIGLDSGPMHIAALARTPVVAFFGPTHPSRVGPYSPSGNEHRIVRAEGLDCLECRKRTCSHLSCMRKISPDMVHQAAFSLMQDSSAKKNTNISALPTHHEG